The Bernardetia litoralis DSM 6794 genome includes a window with the following:
- a CDS encoding DUF5362 family protein, protein MQKDDFLDKDSFYSEGGFQVTNRAKGFLATAAFWGKIVSIVGFVFTAFAVLAGVGIAFMGSSFSQLSSQMGAFGALGGIGIGLIYILLALVYFFPSLYLFNFSQKTQAAIRNSDNLELEEGFKNLKSIFKFMGVLTIIFIVLYALMFIFALIAGAMA, encoded by the coding sequence ATGCAAAAAGATGACTTTTTAGACAAAGATTCTTTCTATTCAGAAGGTGGCTTTCAAGTTACAAATAGGGCAAAAGGCTTTTTAGCTACTGCTGCTTTTTGGGGGAAAATTGTATCTATTGTAGGCTTTGTATTTACTGCATTTGCCGTTTTAGCAGGTGTTGGTATTGCATTTATGGGTTCTTCTTTTTCTCAATTGAGTAGTCAAATGGGAGCTTTTGGAGCTTTGGGAGGTATAGGTATTGGACTTATCTATATTTTATTAGCTTTAGTATATTTTTTTCCTTCTTTATATTTATTCAATTTTTCTCAAAAAACACAAGCTGCAATACGCAATTCGGATAACTTAGAATTGGAAGAAGGTTTCAAAAATTTGAAATCTATTTTCAAGTTTATGGGAGTGCTGACTATCATTTTTATTGTCCTGTACGCACTTATGTTTATATTTGCTCTGATTGCAGGAGCTATGGCATAA